In Liquorilactobacillus nagelii DSM 13675, the following proteins share a genomic window:
- the frr gene encoding ribosome recycling factor, producing MKINDPIIKAAQERMGKAEESLRRDLGGIRAGRANASLLNRIKVEYYGALTPLNQLAQITVPEARVLLVKPFDKTALKEIERAILASDLGISPANDGSAIRLVIPQLTEERRQELAKDVKAEAEKGKVAVRNIRRDMMEQLKKSEKNGDLTEDDLRALEEQAQKVTDDAIKAVEKIQADKETEILDI from the coding sequence ATGAAAATAAATGACCCTATTATTAAAGCAGCACAAGAACGAATGGGAAAAGCTGAGGAATCATTACGTCGTGATCTTGGTGGAATTCGAGCAGGGCGTGCAAATGCTAGTTTATTAAATCGAATCAAAGTTGAGTATTATGGTGCATTGACACCTTTGAATCAATTAGCTCAAATTACCGTTCCAGAAGCGCGTGTACTATTAGTTAAGCCATTTGATAAGACAGCTTTAAAAGAAATTGAAAGAGCGATTTTAGCTTCAGATTTAGGAATTTCTCCTGCTAATGATGGTAGTGCTATTCGTTTAGTAATTCCCCAGTTAACTGAAGAAAGACGGCAAGAATTAGCTAAAGATGTTAAAGCTGAAGCAGAAAAAGGAAAAGTGGCTGTGCGTAATATTCGACGCGATATGATGGAACAGTTAAAAAAATCAGAAAAAAATGGTGATTTGACTGAAGATGATTTACGCGCTTTAGAAGAACAAGCACAGAAAGTTACGGATGATGCAATTAAAGCCGTTGAAAAGATTCAGGCTGATAAGGAAACAGAAATCTTAGATATTTAA
- the rseP gene encoding RIP metalloprotease RseP, translated as MIITILTFIIVFGILVLVHEFGHFFFAKKAGILVREFSIGMGPKIFAHETATTTYTLRILPLGGYVRMAGLEDDEDSLKAGQLLSLQLNSAGTVAIINTSQKKLLFNGIPLQVNRWDLTDELWLEGYENGDETNLKRYQVAHDASIIEEDGTKVRIAPRDVQFQSAKLWQRMLTNFAGPMNNFFLAIIAFSLVALLQGGVYQTGNRVGALTTDSVAKQAGLKSGDRIVAINHQKTKTWQDLANQISKHPGKKTLFQIQRQGQLKKIWITPEKVKQNGKEVGVIGIQASQDHSFTAIATYGFTATWNMTLQLLNAIKSMFHGFSLNDLGGPVAIYSYTSQAAKYGVVSVINLLAFLSLNLGIVNLFPIPALDGGKLLLNILEAIRRKPLSPEKEGVLTLIGFGFLMLLMLLVTWNDIQRYFF; from the coding sequence TTGATTATTACGATCTTAACTTTTATTATCGTATTCGGGATTTTAGTTTTGGTTCACGAGTTCGGCCATTTCTTTTTTGCCAAAAAAGCCGGGATTTTAGTACGAGAATTTTCAATTGGAATGGGTCCTAAAATTTTTGCTCATGAAACGGCGACAACAACCTATACTTTACGAATTCTCCCCTTGGGCGGCTATGTAAGAATGGCGGGATTAGAAGATGATGAGGACTCGCTTAAAGCAGGTCAATTGCTTAGTCTACAATTGAATTCAGCGGGAACAGTGGCAATTATTAATACTAGTCAGAAAAAATTACTATTTAATGGTATCCCATTGCAAGTAAACCGCTGGGACTTGACAGATGAATTGTGGCTTGAAGGCTATGAGAATGGTGATGAAACTAATCTAAAACGATATCAAGTGGCTCATGATGCGTCAATTATTGAGGAAGATGGAACAAAAGTTAGGATTGCGCCCAGAGATGTTCAATTTCAATCAGCAAAATTATGGCAACGAATGCTGACTAATTTTGCTGGGCCAATGAATAACTTTTTTTTGGCAATTATTGCTTTTAGTTTAGTAGCTTTGTTACAAGGTGGAGTTTACCAAACGGGGAATCGGGTCGGAGCTTTGACGACCGATTCAGTTGCTAAACAAGCTGGTTTGAAGTCTGGTGATCGAATTGTGGCTATCAATCATCAAAAAACTAAAACTTGGCAAGATTTGGCGAATCAAATTAGTAAACATCCCGGGAAAAAGACTTTGTTTCAAATTCAACGACAGGGTCAATTGAAAAAAATTTGGATCACTCCTGAGAAAGTAAAACAAAACGGTAAAGAAGTTGGCGTGATTGGAATTCAGGCTAGTCAGGATCACTCGTTTACGGCCATCGCGACTTATGGCTTTACAGCAACTTGGAATATGACTTTACAATTGCTAAACGCAATTAAATCAATGTTTCATGGCTTTAGTTTGAATGATTTGGGTGGGCCAGTTGCAATTTACTCCTATACTTCACAAGCTGCCAAGTATGGGGTTGTTAGTGTAATTAACCTTTTAGCCTTTTTATCTTTGAACTTAGGAATTGTCAATTTGTTTCCAATTCCAGCCTTAGATGGTGGCAAGCTATTGCTGAACATTTTAGAGGCTATTCGACGCAAACCTTTATCTCCTGAAAAAGAAGGTGTGCTAACCTTAATTGGCTTCGGCTTTTTGATGTTGTTAATGTTATTAGTTACTTGGAATGATATTCAACGTTATTTCTTCTAA
- the tsf gene encoding translation elongation factor Ts, translated as MAKVTAAQVKELRTKTGVGIMDAKKALVKVDGDIEKAIDFLREKGIAKAAKKSDRVAAEGLADVETVNNTTAVVEVNAETDFVAQNAKFKDLVKLIATAIAENKPADVAAALELTVEGHTINDKIIEATQVIGEKITLRRFTLIESAANQSVGSYLHMGGKIAAVVVLDGADAATAKDVAMHVAAINPKYLNRDQVPAAELEHEKEVLKQEALNEGKPEKIVEKMVVGRLNKYLSEISLADQEFVKDPDQTVAKYVASKNGKLVSFTRFEVGEGIEKKTDNFAEEVMSQIKD; from the coding sequence ATGGCAAAAGTTACAGCAGCACAAGTAAAAGAACTTCGTACCAAAACCGGTGTTGGAATCATGGATGCTAAAAAAGCATTGGTTAAAGTTGACGGTGATATTGAAAAGGCAATTGACTTTTTACGTGAAAAAGGAATTGCTAAAGCGGCTAAGAAAAGCGATCGTGTGGCAGCTGAAGGCTTAGCAGATGTTGAAACTGTTAATAACACAACTGCAGTTGTTGAAGTTAATGCTGAAACAGACTTTGTAGCACAAAATGCTAAATTCAAAGATTTAGTAAAATTAATTGCAACGGCAATCGCCGAAAACAAACCAGCCGATGTTGCAGCTGCATTGGAATTGACAGTTGAGGGTCACACAATCAATGATAAGATTATTGAAGCTACTCAAGTAATTGGTGAAAAAATTACTTTACGTCGTTTTACTTTGATTGAATCTGCTGCAAATCAGTCTGTTGGCTCATATTTGCACATGGGCGGGAAAATTGCTGCTGTTGTTGTCTTGGACGGCGCTGATGCAGCTACTGCTAAGGATGTTGCAATGCATGTAGCAGCTATTAATCCTAAGTATTTGAATCGTGATCAAGTTCCAGCTGCTGAATTAGAACATGAAAAAGAAGTTTTGAAACAAGAAGCTTTAAATGAAGGCAAACCAGAAAAAATTGTCGAAAAAATGGTGGTTGGTCGTTTAAATAAATACTTAAGTGAAATTAGCTTAGCAGATCAAGAATTTGTTAAAGATCCCGATCAAACAGTTGCTAAATATGTTGCTTCTAAAAATGGTAAATTAGTATCATTTACCCGATTTGAAGTTGGCGAAGGAATTGAAAAGAAAACTGATAACTTTGCTGAAGAAGTAATGAGCCAGATTAAGGATTAA
- a CDS encoding proline--tRNA ligase gives MKQSTMLIPTIKEVPSDAEALSHKMMLRAGYVKQITAGMYAYLPLAFRVLQKIQQIIREEMEQIDAVEMLVPAVIPAELWQESGRYATYGPAMFKLKDRHDRDFLLGPTHEETFTAIIRDSIKSYKKLPLTLYQIQMKYRDENRPRYGLLRGREFLMFDAYSFHADEVSLDHAYHQMELAYQRIFERCGLNFREILADSGAMGGNASKEYMAIAEVGEDTIVYSDESDYAANIEMAQSQRQEQQVHETLADLTKTATPSAHSVTEVAALLKVKPERVIKTLLLFADDQPLLILLRGTDELNEVKLTNHLGVSSLRPATEEEAQKILGANFGSLGPVNLSDDAAKINILADLDVEKMQNAIVGANENGYHYLNANLKRDYQVNEFADLRLVKPGEISPDGQGKLKFTRGIEIGHVFKLGTRYSKTLGADVLDENGRQQPVIMGCYGIGVSRLLSAIIEQNCDENGIIWPRSIAPFDVHVVPVNVKNEAQRSLADSITKDLETAGYQVLLDDRRERAGVKFADADLMGLPVRITVGKKAADGVVEIKIRRSGETVEVRQDELINTLAILIKTAVKEKNTEGSK, from the coding sequence ATGAAACAATCAACAATGTTGATTCCGACAATTAAAGAGGTACCAAGTGATGCAGAGGCACTAAGTCATAAAATGATGTTACGTGCTGGCTATGTGAAGCAAATTACGGCTGGGATGTATGCCTATTTACCACTAGCTTTTCGTGTTTTGCAAAAAATTCAGCAAATCATTCGCGAAGAAATGGAACAAATTGATGCGGTTGAAATGTTAGTGCCAGCTGTTATTCCAGCTGAACTATGGCAAGAATCTGGCCGGTACGCAACATATGGACCAGCAATGTTTAAACTAAAAGATCGCCATGATCGTGACTTTTTACTTGGGCCGACTCATGAAGAAACTTTTACAGCTATTATTCGTGATAGCATTAAATCTTATAAGAAATTGCCATTGACGCTTTATCAAATTCAGATGAAATATCGTGATGAAAATCGTCCACGTTATGGGTTGTTGCGTGGACGTGAATTTTTGATGTTTGATGCTTACTCTTTTCACGCTGATGAAGTTAGTTTGGATCATGCTTACCATCAGATGGAACTAGCCTATCAGCGAATATTTGAGCGTTGTGGTCTGAACTTCCGTGAGATACTCGCTGATTCTGGTGCCATGGGAGGTAATGCGTCCAAAGAATATATGGCAATTGCAGAAGTTGGAGAAGATACAATTGTTTATTCCGACGAAAGCGATTATGCAGCTAATATTGAGATGGCCCAAAGTCAACGGCAAGAACAACAGGTTCACGAAACGTTGGCTGATTTGACTAAAACAGCAACCCCATCTGCTCATTCGGTTACTGAGGTTGCTGCTTTACTAAAAGTTAAGCCTGAGCGGGTTATTAAAACTTTACTATTATTTGCCGATGATCAACCACTATTGATTTTGTTGCGAGGAACAGATGAATTAAATGAAGTTAAGTTGACTAATCATTTAGGAGTTAGCAGTTTGCGTCCGGCAACTGAAGAAGAAGCTCAAAAAATTTTGGGAGCTAATTTTGGTTCATTAGGTCCAGTTAATTTGTCGGATGATGCTGCTAAAATCAACATTCTAGCCGATTTAGATGTTGAAAAGATGCAAAACGCAATTGTTGGAGCCAATGAAAATGGCTATCATTATCTCAATGCTAATCTGAAACGTGATTATCAAGTTAATGAATTTGCAGATTTGCGATTAGTTAAGCCCGGAGAGATTTCACCAGATGGTCAAGGAAAATTGAAATTTACACGAGGAATTGAAATTGGTCATGTGTTTAAATTAGGGACACGTTATTCAAAAACTTTGGGAGCAGATGTTTTAGATGAAAATGGTCGCCAGCAGCCTGTAATTATGGGTTGCTATGGAATTGGTGTTTCTCGTTTACTCTCGGCAATTATTGAACAGAATTGTGACGAAAATGGGATTATTTGGCCACGTAGTATTGCACCATTTGATGTCCATGTGGTGCCAGTTAATGTGAAAAATGAAGCGCAGCGTTCACTTGCTGATTCAATTACTAAGGATTTGGAAACGGCTGGTTATCAGGTATTGCTGGATGATCGTCGTGAACGTGCCGGTGTTAAATTTGCAGATGCTGATTTAATGGGCTTGCCAGTTCGAATTACTGTTGGTAAAAAAGCGGCCGATGGGGTAGTTGAAATTAAAATTCGACGCAGTGGTGAAACGGTTGAAGTCCGTCAAGATGAACTGATTAATACATTAGCGATTTTGATTAAAACGGCTGTTAAAGAAAAAAATACTGAAGGGTCCAAGTAG
- the pyrH gene encoding UMP kinase gives MTDVKYKRIVLKLSGEALAGNQGTGINPPEIKKVAAEIKEVYKMGVEIAIVVGGGNMWRGESGAQMGMERSQADYIGMLATVMNALALQDNLESINVPTRVQTSIEMRQIAEPYIRRKAIRHLEKGRIVIFAAGTGSPYFSTDTTAALRASEINADVILMAKNGVDGIYSADPQKDKHAVKFEKLTHLDIINKGLNVMDTTASSLSMDNDIPLVVFNMNKNGNIKKVVEGEAIGTTVKGK, from the coding sequence ATGACGGACGTCAAGTATAAACGGATTGTTTTAAAATTAAGCGGAGAGGCTTTAGCTGGAAATCAAGGCACTGGAATCAATCCTCCAGAGATTAAGAAAGTCGCAGCTGAAATTAAAGAAGTTTATAAAATGGGAGTCGAAATTGCAATTGTAGTTGGTGGCGGCAATATGTGGCGGGGCGAATCTGGTGCGCAAATGGGAATGGAACGCTCACAAGCTGATTACATTGGTATGTTAGCAACCGTGATGAATGCACTTGCTCTTCAAGATAATCTAGAATCAATTAATGTTCCAACTCGAGTTCAAACATCGATTGAAATGCGTCAGATTGCAGAACCTTATATTCGTCGAAAAGCAATTCGTCATTTAGAAAAAGGTAGAATCGTAATTTTCGCTGCCGGAACTGGATCCCCATATTTTTCAACTGATACAACAGCTGCTTTGCGAGCTTCAGAAATTAATGCAGATGTAATTTTAATGGCTAAAAATGGAGTTGACGGAATTTATTCTGCTGATCCACAAAAAGACAAGCATGCAGTTAAATTTGAAAAACTGACTCATTTGGATATTATTAACAAAGGTTTAAATGTTATGGATACGACTGCTTCATCATTATCGATGGACAATGATATTCCGTTAGTTGTTTTTAATATGAATAAAAACGGGAACATTAAAAAAGTTGTTGAAGGAGAAGCAATTGGGACAACAGTGAAAGGAAAATAA
- a CDS encoding phosphatidate cytidylyltransferase: MKQRVITAVIALIVFIPLAVIGGTPFDILALILGLIGLSEILVMRKKLLVSPEAIISGLAALFLIVPQNWLAFLPTIATRFTIFYFFVLVLLLYTVMTRNRFSFDDVGVLVLGALFVSLGFHYLIGARQAGVDTLFFLLLIVWTTDSGAYLIGRKLGKNKLAPHISPNKTWEGSIGGTLAALVVGLIFNLFWPQAGNWFMICGMTILLSAIGQAGDLVESALKRFYGVKDSGKILPGHGGILDRFDSLLFVLPFAHFIGLI; encoded by the coding sequence ATGAAACAACGTGTGATTACTGCGGTAATTGCTTTAATAGTATTTATTCCATTGGCAGTCATTGGTGGAACACCTTTTGATATTTTAGCGTTAATTTTAGGATTAATTGGTTTATCCGAAATTTTAGTTATGCGAAAAAAATTATTAGTTTCGCCAGAGGCTATCATAAGTGGATTGGCAGCTCTTTTTTTGATCGTCCCACAAAATTGGTTAGCTTTTTTGCCAACAATTGCAACCCGATTCACTATTTTTTATTTCTTTGTATTAGTATTGTTGCTATACACAGTGATGACACGAAATCGTTTTTCTTTCGATGATGTTGGTGTCTTAGTTTTAGGAGCACTTTTCGTGTCGTTAGGTTTTCACTATTTAATTGGTGCTCGTCAAGCTGGGGTAGATACATTATTTTTCTTACTGTTAATTGTTTGGACAACTGATAGCGGTGCTTATTTAATTGGACGAAAACTTGGAAAGAATAAGTTAGCTCCACATATCAGTCCAAATAAAACTTGGGAAGGATCAATTGGCGGAACCTTAGCAGCTTTGGTTGTTGGCTTAATTTTTAATTTATTTTGGCCACAGGCTGGTAATTGGTTTATGATTTGTGGAATGACGATTTTATTATCCGCTATTGGGCAGGCTGGGGATTTAGTTGAATCAGCTTTGAAACGCTTTTATGGTGTCAAGGATTCTGGCAAAATATTGCCTGGACATGGTGGCATTTTGGATCGTTTTGACTCATTACTATTTGTGTTGCCATTTGCGCATTTTATTGGTTTAATTTAA
- a CDS encoding isoprenyl transferase gives MFSKLTAKNSVPDEIKLDPERIPQHIAIIMDGNGRWAQKRHLPRTAGHKAALTTVKEVTKAASKLGVKVLTLYTFSTENWKRPRTEVEFLMNLVSAAFDIFMPDLIANNIQVRAMGELAALPPKTLAAVNRAIADTQQNTGMILNFAINYGGRDELVAATKEIAAMVVKKQVRINEIDNKLLEKNLMTASLKERANPDLLIRTSGEKRLSNFLLWQIAYSEFVFSDVLWPDYSPAELKANIYEFQNRSRRYGGLKKG, from the coding sequence GTGTTTTCAAAGTTGACAGCAAAAAATTCAGTGCCAGATGAAATTAAACTTGATCCTGAGCGAATTCCCCAGCATATAGCAATTATTATGGATGGTAATGGACGATGGGCACAAAAACGTCATTTGCCAAGAACTGCTGGGCATAAAGCAGCTTTAACAACGGTTAAGGAAGTGACCAAAGCTGCTAGCAAACTAGGTGTAAAAGTTTTGACTTTATATACTTTTTCGACTGAAAATTGGAAACGTCCGCGAACTGAGGTTGAATTTTTAATGAATTTGGTTTCAGCAGCATTTGATATTTTTATGCCAGATTTAATTGCTAATAACATTCAAGTTCGGGCTATGGGAGAATTAGCTGCTTTACCACCCAAAACTTTAGCAGCTGTTAACCGAGCGATTGCAGACACGCAGCAAAATACGGGGATGATTTTAAACTTTGCAATAAATTATGGTGGCCGTGATGAGTTAGTAGCAGCAACTAAAGAAATTGCTGCTATGGTTGTAAAAAAACAGGTAAGAATAAATGAAATTGATAATAAATTACTTGAAAAAAATTTAATGACTGCGTCACTAAAAGAAAGGGCTAATCCAGATTTATTAATTAGAACAAGCGGTGAAAAAAGGTTATCTAATTTTTTACTTTGGCAAATTGCTTATAGTGAATTTGTTTTCTCCGACGTTCTTTGGCCAGACTATTCACCAGCAGAACTTAAAGCAAATATTTATGAATTTCAGAATCGAAGTCGTCGATATGGCGGCTTGAAAAAGGGGTAA